Proteins from a single region of Abyssalbus ytuae:
- a CDS encoding BspA family leucine-rich repeat surface protein, which yields MKFFKIHITCLHLLFLLSLISAKDNGGPNILDSGCFFKTAEKKDTIITPYPFGATVNVILKDSCKVKDSMVMEAIVNPIPFITGWNGRTITIPTNPAYTYNYDVDWNNDGIIDQTGITGDVTHTFNENGLHTISISGTFPSIKFGGRNLDIARKIVSINQWGNGTWLSMEEAFKNCINLKINAQDTPDFSNVENMKGMFWGAKTANPDTATWDTSHVTTMKYMFAYAESSIPDVRRWDTANVKDMSLMFYAAFSANPDVSRWDTGNVTDMGAMFTGAISANPDVSKWDTKNVTNMNSMFYGAIKANPDIRHWNISKVRNMENMFFNTALSSANYEKLLIRFAQHKKSSLLKLPENIILYHIPASYCTRKSKKARSLLIKNGWVIKDMGSCQK from the coding sequence ATGAAATTTTTTAAAATACATATTACCTGTTTGCACTTACTTTTTTTACTCTCTTTGATCAGTGCAAAAGATAATGGCGGCCCAAACATTTTGGATTCAGGATGTTTTTTTAAGACAGCAGAAAAGAAAGATACTATTATTACCCCTTATCCTTTCGGGGCAACTGTCAATGTTATTTTAAAAGATTCCTGTAAAGTAAAGGACAGTATGGTGATGGAAGCAATAGTCAACCCTATCCCTTTTATTACCGGTTGGAACGGACGAACTATTACAATTCCAACAAATCCGGCTTATACATACAACTATGATGTAGACTGGAATAATGACGGGATTATTGATCAGACGGGCATTACCGGGGATGTCACTCATACTTTTAATGAAAACGGTTTACATACAATTAGCATTTCAGGTACTTTTCCTTCTATAAAATTTGGCGGCAGAAATTTAGATATAGCCAGAAAAATTGTTTCTATAAACCAGTGGGGAAATGGGACATGGCTTTCTATGGAAGAGGCTTTTAAAAACTGTATCAATCTTAAAATCAATGCACAAGACACGCCGGACTTTTCAAATGTGGAAAACATGAAGGGTATGTTTTGGGGAGCAAAAACGGCAAATCCGGATACCGCCACCTGGGATACAAGCCACGTAACTACTATGAAGTATATGTTTGCATATGCAGAATCTTCCATTCCGGATGTGAGGCGTTGGGATACAGCCAATGTAAAGGATATGTCCTTAATGTTTTATGCCGCTTTTTCTGCCAATCCGGATGTAAGCCGCTGGGATACCGGAAATGTAACTGATATGGGAGCTATGTTTACCGGAGCCATTTCTGCTAATCCGGATGTAAGCAAATGGGACACAAAAAATGTAACTAATATGAATTCTATGTTTTACGGAGCCATCAAGGCTAATCCTGACATTCGGCATTGGAATATATCAAAAGTACGAAATATGGAAAATATGTTTTTCAATACTGCTTTATCTTCTGCTAATTATGAAAAGCTTTTAATCCGCTTTGCCCAACATAAAAAAAGTTCTCTTTTGAAACTTCCTGAAAATATTATTCTTTATCATATTCCTGCTTCTTATTGCACCAGAAAGTCTAAAAAAGCAAGAAGCCTTCTAATAAAAAACGGCTGGGTTATTAAAGATATGGGATCTTGCCAAAAATAA